DNA from Triplophysa dalaica isolate WHDGS20190420 chromosome 9, ASM1584641v1, whole genome shotgun sequence:
CAAGCCCTTACTAGTGCTTATTGAGCGAGCACATCCTCagtcaacattttcatttagctGTTATTAGTTAAGAACTCGGTACTGTCTACGTTATATTGAcagttgtcatttatttaaatcaacctGAATGTCTCAGATATGACACAAAAGAGACACTTTTTTGGTTAATCATTTTCAAGCTTCCTTTGCATTACTGCTGTTTCTCACATGACCAGTGGCCATAAATACTTCAAACACACCCGTGAAAGGACTCAAAACATAATGTAACGTTAGCTTGTTTTACATGCAATGCAGAACTTTGGCCGGAGTCTAATAAAACCAGTTCTACAGAAAGTTTACAATACTGGTCAAAGTTAAATGGCATTGGTGTGTCTATATTTTAAGTCGGCGGTGACTTATGAGAAACAAAGAAGCGTAATGATTCTGTACTATAATCTCAGCATATCTCTATGGTGACTAGCAAATCACAATAATAAACCCGTATCTGTGATTTGGGCTAAACAATAGATTTCATGTGGACTAACCGGTTATGGTCATCATTTATGTCTGGTTAATAACCAAGAGCATTAAGATTTCTGAGAGTAGAACATTTAACTTGCATATtagtgcatgtttatattttaaagcctTAGGTTACGCATGGTCCTCTCTAACAGGCCCCGGGTCTGTTCAATTCAACAGTCCAACCCAATGTATGGAGGTCCAGCCCGAGTAATAGCTGTGGGCGCTGGGCATGGAAACGGTGggattttattgaaattgtcAATCAGTAGTCAGATTAACAGCTGGaaataaagtttgaaataaatacatattttgcctGTTTGTTGTTCTTTAAAGAGGAAAGGACAATGGTACAATAGTAATACTATGTGATAAAATTAAGAGAGCATTccaaatttacatttcaaatcaaaatttgTAGATGTTTTGTGGCCATTTTAGTCCAgtgtctattgaatttcaaccatatcaaacctcaggagtcaTTGCACATTAATGTAATAGACTGATAGCATAACTAGACACTTGAAactgtgattaaaaaaaatctaagttaTTACACTTTTTAACTTTTCTAAATTCCTACATTATACAAATCTAACTGTAATATTGCTTTAAAGTAAATACGaacttgcagtatttgaggtcaaAGAAATGTAGagcatctttttattttctgcatttgTAATTacaatttgggagaaatattgttggtACACTATctaaaataatgtttctttattgCCATAGAAGAGCCCTttgcatcgctgtgaagaaccttaaaagcacctttatttttaagagagtttagctttttatttttacctgtGCACATCCACACATAATCAATTcagaaaaattgaaaataatttattcatttagcagatgcttttatccaaatcaacttcaaaaagaaaaagcatttcagattttatttaagGATTTTATGGCTTGTTTATAggcaatttctttttttttcaaacacaaatagttgaataatatttaaatcatttaatttataaaaaaatgcaaatttaatttacCATTATCTGAATATGTTTCATGATATTCATAATAAAACTCTCATTACATTCcgtcaaaaacacattttcaacatttttacgATATTAAACCCATGAACAATCTTATTTAGGGGTTAACATTAAACGCTGTAGTTAGATGACGTGAGCGCGCTTCATCATTCCGGGTGGCGCGCATCATCCCAGCGTCGCTTCCACTGTGACTTTAAGAgccatttttatgtaaatatatataaatagctTCTTATTCCGACGCATTGTAACAAACTGCAAACATACGGCCAAAAAGTCAACGTTAAACAAAGGGATCCACGTACAGAAAGGCTCTGTTTATTTCCCGTCAATATGGTGAAGATCAGCTTTCAACCCATCACAGGACAAAAAGACGAGAGAGATGGAGACAAGACGCAAATGTTCATCCCGCATCCCGCAAACTCACCGCATGTAAGTCACGCTTTTATAACAAATGACGCACAACAACTGCGGGTTGAAAGaaataagattaaaaagatTGCACGGAAAAAACGACATAAAAAATACACCACATCCTTTTGTTGGTTGATTTTATCTACATTGCCTCATATGCATACATGTTTACGTTAGGCTGTTggattatttgtatatttgtagcTGTATTGCATTGAAATGTTGCTTTTGGGTTTCATAACAAGGGGATGCAGACACTGCTGCACCTGCATCCAGACCGCATCATATCACaatgaaaataacaataatagtcatttttaaatgtgagaTTTATCCCGGCATGTACccaatatttgtatatgtgctgtcatattttaatacttgtttatatttgtttattcatgatTGTGGGAGATATGAACGTGATGTTGAGGTTTAATTAACAAAATTGATGTTGGTATATGATATGCATACTATATATATCAcaataatatcattttattgcATCAATTGTTACAGTTAAGTTAAGGCCCGCTCTTTAGGACTTGGGATGGGGATGAGATGGTGCGGCATGTTTATGTCTCTAtgcagtacacacacacactcacgcacactcAAGTCCAACAGAGACAAAATGGCAGACGGCTACATTGAGGTGAAATGACTTCAGTCAGCTTTAGCTGTTTGACATGTAGTGGTTCAGAAATGTGTGTCTATACTCATGGAGTTGGTCTATCAATAGTCTTGCGGCCTGCCCCCAACTCACACTATATTGGTAAGGCCAGTGTTGCCGTGTGAGGATGACATGGAATGCTCAAATAGTTTTGATAGTGTCACAATTAGCCACAGTGTTCAGCCAGAAAATGCATGTGTGAGAACTGGAGGCCAGATAAGGACATGAGCCAGATGGGTTGCAAGACTGGGGGCGTCATTAGTCATTGCCTATCAGCATCAAACAATCTAAGAATTTCTCGCTGTAGTACGAGAGCATTGAATAATCCATTTTTGGCTGTAGTGGAAACAAGTGAGTGTAATGCCAGTTGTAGCACGTTTCTCAGCGTGTGGGTGATGATGCTGAAATTGGCATGTTTTATTGAGGAAATGATGGATTCAGGACTGCTTTGTATGTGTAGGTGGAAGAGGAACTGGTTCTGCCTGTGGGACGGAAGCGCTCATCTCTGAGTGGACTCTGCTGTCTGACAACTGCACTCATTGTCTTTACCTGCAGTCTGATATATGCTTCAATATATATCTACCGATACTACATCATTCCTCAGGTAACACAAATACATACACTAACACTATATGCACTGCAGCGCGCACATGAATCCTGCAGGCTAATCCAAAATAACGGTTCTGGATAAGTGAAGACTGTTGTTTTGTGTACTCGTGTAAAATTTTCTTGATCACAATGTATTATCATTTGATATACTAATGGtacatgtttttgtaaagtCAACACTGTTGTTTTATGTGCTAGTGTAACATGTTCTCAATCAGTCAACACTGTTGTTTTATGTGCTTATGTTTTGAGTTCTAGGTCAGTCAACACTGTTGTTTTATGTGCTTATGTTGTAGGTTCTAGATCAGTCAACACTTTTGTCTTATGTGCTATTGTAACATGTTCTTAATCAGTCAAAACTGTTGTTATATGTGCTTATGTTGTAGGTTCTAGATCACTCAACACTGTTGTTTTATGTGCTTATGTTGTAGGTTCTAGATCACTCAACactgttgttttatgtgtttatgttgcAAGTTCTAGATCATTCAACCATGTTGTTTTATGTGCTTATGTTTTAGGTTCTAGATCATTCAACCATGTTGTTTTATGAGCTTATGTTTTAGGTTCTAGATCAGTCAACACTGTTGTTTTATCTGCTTATGTTTGAGGTTCTAGATCAGTCAGCCATGTTGTTTTATGTGCTAGTGTAACATGTTCTCAATCAGTCAACgctgttgttttatgtgtttatgttgtaGGTTCTAGCTCAGTCAACACTATTGTTTCATGTGCTACTGTTTAAAGTTCAAGGATGACTCgataaaaataacagttttaggTTCAAAATCAGTCAACACCCCTATGTTCTAGTGTTAAATGTTCAAGACAAGTCAACTCTGTTGTTTTATGTGCTAGTGTAAGGTCAGTAAGTGCTGCACTATGTTTAACTTCTTTGATCAAGTTCTTAATGTTCAAGTTTTCAAAGATTTAAAAATCAGTGTTGTTGGTTGATGTGGTTAAATTCTAGCTTAAAATCAAGACATTGTTTATTCTTTGTGATACTGCAAGGGGTTTCAATTTTTCTGTCGCGCTGACACATATTAGTGTAGATTTACACTAATCTCTATCTTCTGGTTTTGACAGTATTATTGCTTCGTGAGCTGTCGTTAAGGGTTCTAGATGGGTTAAGGGTTTTAATGCTGATAATGTAATGTAtctatgtatatgtataatacTACATGGTCAGTGCAGttgtataatgcaatgcatttgCAGGTTCCAGATCAAAGTCGCTTCCACTGCCGTGTGGTGTATGAGGATTCTGTGTCTGCTCCGCTGCGAGGGTCCCAGGAACTGGAGGAGAAAGTAGAGATTTACTTGAAAGAAAATTACGAGCAAATCAGTGTCCCCGTGCCCGACTTCAGCAACACAGACCCTGCTAATATCATTCATGACTTCCACAGGGTAAAAACACAAACGTCCATAATTCTCTTTCCTTATCACACACCCATCAACTTTCATTCAACATCGttatcatgtgtgtgtttgtgtgcattgaTGTTTAGGGTCTGACGGCATACCATGACATCGCCTTGGACAAGTGTTACGTCATTGAACTCAACACCACTGTAGTTATGCCCCCACGTAACCTCTGGGAACTTCTGGTCAACGTCAAGGTACTTATTTTGTGcgtgtaaagaaacattttcatgattttCTGGGATATCATGATGTTTGCAATGCTCAAGAGTTACTAGGGAATGCATGTAAATCCTGAAAAGCTGCATTGAATAAAATGCTTACATGTAGAGTAAATGTATTGAAATTGAATcatacatctttttttatttccaaacTTTCTAATTCTCTTTTTGTAGAAAGGTACTTATCTCCCACAGACGTACATTGTCCAAGAAGAGATGATTGTGACGGGCCGTGTTAATAACATTCATCAGCTCGGTCGGTTTATTTATCGTCTGTGTAATGGTAAAGATACGTACAGGCTCCGTCGTCGCACCTCACGCCGTCGTAAGTCCATTGTATTTTCTTATATGTTATTACTATatcatttatactgtatattttcctATCACcaatttttaaaatacagaaaatattatGTCAgtcaatgtaaaatatattgtaatgtGCAACATTGTTGTGTCTTCTCTAAGGTATCTCCAAGCGCGATGCACAGAACTGTCACCACATACGTcactttgaaaacacatttgtggTGGAGACGGTCATCTGTGAGAACCCATAGGCTGCCTGTCCCTCGCCCCTCCCGTTCCTGACGAGATCACATTGTTGGTCTGAGTAGCCACTCCCCTTTGAACATCACACTCTTGACCTCTTACCCTGCTTGTCTTTAAACCTCCTTTATTCTTTCGTTTTGTATTGTAACTCTGGACGTAATCTTTAAGTCCATTACAAACGTTCTGTAACTGTTAACCAAACCTTTTGTTTCTGCATATTTGCAATAATAATCACATTCAATGGGATGTATCTTAAATGCTTATCACTGTAGCATCTTGAAGTCGTTTCTGCATCACTAGcgaaaaaagtaaaagtacaaaattaCGAACAGATTGtagcatacaaaaatacacatcaTTGTTCGAGAAAGTTCAAGCAAACATTTTCGTTTGGTGGTGCGAAAACATCTTCACAATTATGAGGAAAAAAATGGGCATTAAGCTCAgggtgtgtgcgtatgtgtgtgtgttttcacgtATGCCTGCATgctcatacagtatatgtgtgaCTAGTTGCTTGTAGTCCATCAATTGCCTCTTTGctctcatatacagtatattttgttGGATCTCATgtatagggatgcaccgaaatttGAGCCCTCAGACGTAACCCGGGAAATTTCATGAAAATATCTCAgaatttgtcttcatttacattttttgaaatattttaactttaagTCCATATATATGAGTCATTTTGAAGGTAAGATGCTCTTTTTAAAACGGCATTCTGGCCCAACATGTccagaattgttttattttggtgcATCTCTACTCATGGATATTATAAGTGATCCTAATGGCAGTTAAAGCGTCTGGTTAACATTTGTGGTTACATATTTCTTTGCTTGCTTTCACAATTTCGTATCCAGTCCTTCGTCAATAATGTAACTATATTGGTCTACACTTACTTCCTGTGACACTTCCTCTATTCTACTCTTTCTCAGCATGCTTTTTAAGAGAGCAAACGCTTTTTTGAGGATTGTCATATGAACGAAGCCTTAGGCCAGACTCATGCCCTGGACTAAAGTACACTCAAAAgctttttgtttatgtgtgtgtgtgtgtatcaaaGTTAACAAATCCTGTTCGGTTAAGTAAAGCGAACATGTAAATAAACCAATAAGTGTGTCACAAATGTCGTTTTTGTGGATTCTCTTGTGAAATGTCAAACGATTAACATCAGCATTTTCACAAACATGAGAATCAGGGACATACTTAGAAgtgattaaacacattttattatactATCTCACAGAGTACACATCATTGACACATACCGTAATCTATTAATTCGTGTTCATCAAGAcgaatttcctttttttttttcgtgTCACCATCACAACAATTTTGCAATACACAGACCGCGTGTGTAtgcacatttatatatttctatcCTGACATCAAAAGTTGCAAATACTTTGAAGTtggctaaccaacaccttacCTCACCCCAAACCCTGAAATCACAGCCGCAAAGGCTAATTTAACCAAAAATGCCAGTTTCATGAGGTGGCATGAGGTGAAACCAAAAAAACTGGAATTTCgtgttgatgaacacaaattaatagattacagTTCGTGACAATTTCACGAATTCCCATGAGACTGGGTTGCGTCATAACATTTGATTCCAAATCGCCAGCGGACATCTGCAAGGCCCGGGAGGAAGTTTGCAATGACAGACCACTTCGATCAATTAAAATTATATGAACGAGGAAATGAGAGCTGTCCATGAGCATGATTTGGAAATGATCTGATTTGCAAATGTAGCGTGTGCACCTGCATCAGATAAACATCTGCATTAGATCTTGACTAATTTCCTTTGTAAAATGTCAGCAGTCATCTTTGCCACACACCCACCCTTCCTTTTGGTAACCCAAGATTGTTAACAagatatattcttttttttaataaatggcTAAATCTTACGTCATGGGAGTTATATACTCTGAAAAGACTCAGCATtacagtttgcatttaatttctaAATCCTAGAAATTCTTCGGAAAGCTGAAGAGAAGTGCAATTAACACTGACGAAACTTTCCACTGAtacactgacacatttctctcGTTGACCTTCTCATGGCCTGTAATGTCACGTTCAAATGTACAGCATTTTCACAAAAGACAGTTCTCTTCCTGTTTTATGAAACAGCACTAAAAAGTTTGAGCTTGCGATATGCAAACATGGAACAAATTCTTAACATGTTTGGATCTCAAGGTTTATTAGGTTTGTGACTCACTCTTTTGTACAAAAAGCCACCTTAATAAATCCACTGCGAATAAGATCCAAATCATAACACTGATGAGGAAGACAATGATAGATcattttgaatcattttaaattcGATGTATTTGTACAATGCTTTTTGTAAAACCTTTCCAATACTCTTCCACAGAAGCTAAGCAAAGAATTGTTAGCAAGCCAAAGGAGAAAGAGATATAAAACTAGGCTTCCCAAGATATTAGGTAAGAAACCTAAATCCTGAACACCTTCAATTGATACATGTAAAAAGTAagtatttatttcacttttccAAAGTCTGAGTGTTATCAACAGTAGGTCGATggaaaactatttttaatagctgatatttatatttagagaGCAGAGCAGAGATATGCTGATATAATATGTACATTAACATTCGTGTTATTGTGAATAACACGCTTTGACCACAAATactttcaaatacatttttgttcaaatctACTTGTTCAATTGTAATTCTGACCACCAAAGTGCATAATAAATCACATCAATTGTTTTAACCAATGTTTGATTCCGTCTCTATGATCAGACGTCTCTTCAGCC
Protein-coding regions in this window:
- the itm2ca gene encoding integral membrane protein 2Ca; its protein translation is MVKISFQPITGQKDERDGDKTQMFIPHPANSPHVEEELVLPVGRKRSSLSGLCCLTTALIVFTCSLIYASIYIYRYYIIPQVPDQSRFHCRVVYEDSVSAPLRGSQELEEKVEIYLKENYEQISVPVPDFSNTDPANIIHDFHRGLTAYHDIALDKCYVIELNTTVVMPPRNLWELLVNVKKGTYLPQTYIVQEEMIVTGRVNNIHQLGRFIYRLCNGKDTYRLRRRTSRRRISKRDAQNCHHIRHFENTFVVETVICENP